The Silene latifolia isolate original U9 population chromosome Y, ASM4854445v1, whole genome shotgun sequence sequence TCCACTAGTACGTAATCAACAAactaaaatttaaaaatccaaaggTTTTCAATTAAGCCCAAGCAAATCAAACTTCATCTAGTTCTACGCTTTAACTAAATCCCCAGAACTATATCCAATATGCCACATTAAATGTGTCGAAGACAAAGAAAGAAATGAAttatacctcatttttttaagaGTTGCAGCCCTTTGTTGATATTCCATATAAGACAAACGTAAAAGGAAAGCATACAACTGTGTTGTGTTCTTGTATcctgaaaaacaaaaacaaaagcataTTACTTTTACAGTGATCAATTTACTTTTCATTAGTTCATTACTAATCTTTTGCCATTAGTATCTAAATCATTAAGTTAACTGAAACAATTCCCTGAAATTTTCAGCAGCTTAGGAATCGTCATGATGTATACATGAGTAAACTTTTCTAGCCTACAATCAACAATCTAGAATAAAATTAAGGATTATTTAATATAAATACTCTGAACTATGATGGTCCTTCTCATATTACTCCAACTtttattttaactaccaatattACGTACTATTACCCACTTTAACTTTGAATAGAATTAGTTTAACCTTTTGTAGCAGGTTTTTATAAGCTTGGGCTCACCTTTTTTTTTAATACCCTaattccttcatcatcttcattcttCCCTCTtcactgtaaaaaaaaaaaaaaaatcactcttCAAAAAAATCCCTTCATTGTTGACGACACTTAATCTCCCTCTCTCACCTTTTTaattccttcatcatcttcatttttGTCTTTCCTCCATTATTCCCATAATGAAGCGGTCAACATCATCTTCATCGTCTTCATCATCTTCAAATAAAAGGGACGTTTTTTGctaccataatcttcacgcggtTGTGAAGTTGGCGAATAAAGGCTCAAATGTTGGAAAGAACTTTTATGGATGTCCTTTATGGCCTGTAAGTTTAATTTCTTGGTGATTTTCATCATTTTCAATTAATTGGTTATCTTCAAAgaaatttttaaaattaaaatttatgtTGCCTTTTGATTATAATGTAGAATGGATGTGGTTTTTTCCAATTGGTGGGCGAACTGAAATCGAAAGAAGGCGTTGATATTGAGGcaaaaatgaagaagatgaaAATGAAGAATGAGAAATTGAGATTGGAGGTGAAGATGTTGAAGGGTGAAGATTTTGAAGGCTGAAGTAGACAAGCACTCAAAAGGGGAGAAAATTGTAATGGTTGGATTAATATTTTCTTGGATTATATTTGCATTTAGTTGGATGTTTAGGAAATGAATGTAATCTTTTGAATGTAACCCTTGTTTAGGAATTGAAACAAGTATGTATGAAAACAATTTATCCAAGGAATGCAATTTCATTTGATAACAATGAACTTGTTCATTACATTCTGCAAAATCTGTCTACTGCATTCTTAAACGAAGTCTAACCAAATACAACAATTACAAAACAATGTGTCACAGTCATACTCTATTACAAAAACCAGTGTCTTAGTCACCAATACATTACAAACCATTCTTCAAAATCTGTCTTCACTTCATATCTTCTACTGATTTTGGTTGACTGATTGTTGAGTACATGGTCCCTCCATAATGCTCCTTGGTCCATTATTACTACCCATAGCCTGTCAAGAATTAAATTATTAGAGCTAAAGCATTGCTGAACATTCTGCAATGTTTATGCTTTCTAATGTATAATCAAAGTAGAACAAAAGCATTGCTGAACTTACATTTGTATAAGCATGACCTTGTTCATCAATCAATACTCCAAATCCTTGTGGGACCTGCAATATCACCATATCAAGCTGTTGAGATACTACTTTTAATGAAGAATCATAATTGAAAACACTAATAGAGCATTGTAGAACTCACCCTGCCACTTCTTCCACCTCTGCCatttcttcctcctcttgcacCTCTACCTCCAGACCTTATGACTCTGCCTCCTCTACCAATTCTTGTTGGTTGTGCTGTTGCATCATGATGACCATTAGAGGCAGGTTGTGGTTCCCCATTGCTCTCTACCCTAGGCTGATCCCAGGTCTTCCCATTGGTTTTTTTGGAGGGGGCGGGGGTTGGTAGTCTTTGTCAGGGCACTTTCTTTTGTTGTGTGTTTTTGATTTACAAACTGAACAGGACATCTCAATTTCATGCTTGGTCAACTTACCTAGTTTTTTAGGGTTCTCAAAAGGatctcttcttctttttctcctAGGCCTACCAGGTCCAACTTTAATGGGAGGGGGATTAAGTGGCAAGTCTACCTTTGGCCAATATCTCTGGCGTGGACAAGGACTAATAGACAGATTGTAACTGAGAAGATAAGCTTCTCTTTTATACATGTCATCCACATAGTCTTCAGCATGACCACGTATACTAAAGATTGCTGCCACAGCATGGAAACATGGGATGCTAGTTAAATCCCATTTCCTACATGTACATGTCCTTGCTTCCAAGTCAACAGTCAAGCATTCAATCCCATGTGTTACCGGGAAAAGAGTAGGTTTTGATGGTAAAGCTTCACATTCAGAAGACTTATCCTTCTCCACCTCAAGCCTTGCTTACACTATAGGACAAACAACATGAGTTGATGACTCCATTGCTGTTTTTTTCTCCATCAGCCTCTTCATCAGTGAAGTCCTTATCTCTTCAAGCATGTAAATCACATGTTTTGATCTAGCATTAATAATGTAGGCATTAAAAGTTTCTGACATATTGCTAACAATCACATcattttttgtgtgtgtttggaTGAATGCCCTACAAAAAAGAGGTGGTTTACATGCTATGAAAGCATCAGCAGCCTTATGGTCCACAGCTCCAGAAAAGTAGTTTCATTTCATCACCTTTGTAGGTCTTGTGCCAGTTAGCAAAGATATGCCTAGCACATTGCCTATGTTCTGCCTTAGGAAACTCCTTAGCAACCATGGTTATGATACTCTGCATAGAAAACAAAGTGTTATAAGTGACCCAATATACAAGTGATTGAAACTGAAATTATAAGTAATGAACACTGAAGGATTTAAAACCAACCTGATGTTGATCTGAAATAATAGTCCATCCCTCTCCATCTTCTTCTCCCAAACTGCTTTTAAGTTGTTTAAAAAACCACTCATAACTTTCATTGTTTTCTCCTTCAACAACTGCCCATGCTAAGGGGAACATCTGTTCATTACGATCCCTACCAACAACAGCTATTAACTGTCCCCCTAAGAAAGTCTTCAGGAAACAAGCATCAACAGATAATACCTTTCTACACCCTAACAACCACCCTTGCTTAAGGGcatcaaaacaaacaaagaaccTCTGGAAAACAGCAAGATTTGATACCACATTAGGGTTGGTATACAAGGTGAAGACACTACTTGGATTTCCTTGTTCAAGAGCTGCTATATAACTCCCTATCCTGCTGTAATGCTCTTTCATTGATCCATGGAGCAATTTGTGAGCATAGTACTTAATTTTATAAGCAAAGCATTTCTTAATTAAAACTTTATATGCTCTTCTCACAGTTTCCATGATGTCTTTGGCTGGCCAATGTGGTTTGGCTTTGAAAACATCAAGAAATTGTTTAGCTAACCAAGTAGATTTTAGCTGCCTATTACTCTCcattgtcctcgacaagtgtgatgAGGATCAACAGTCTTTACCGAAAAAAGATGCTAACTTATTATCCCAACTACCATAAAGTTTGAAAGGACAACCACTTCTGCATCTTACCCTAAGTTTTTTCCCATGTGTTTTATCACTAATATCAAAAGTTAGATCCCTACCTTGAGCAACAACATACCTTGTCACAGCTTCTTTAAACAAATCTGTGTTAGGGAACCTAATTCCTACACACCATTTCAGTTTTAAGAAATCGGTTCTCTCATTAACTACGAGGCACATGTCTTTGTTTCTTTCTTTTACCGAGACCCTCTCCTCATCACTTTCCCCGAGTGTCCTCCTCGTCTCCACTCTCATCATAATCACCGAGGTTACCTCGGCTACCTTTGAAGTGTTAGGTAAATTAGATTCTTCTTGACCGGTGAGCTTACCAAATGCGACTTCAAGCTCTAGTTGATGTGCAATCTTGAAAGCATTTGCATTCCATGCCTTTGCCCTTAATCTTACTTGTTTTagctcctcatcatcatcatcaaacccAACATCATCATCAGCTTCTATGTCTTTCTCATCAACTAACTCTTCTATTACACTATCATCGTCCCTATCATCACTATCTCCTACATCATCTTCAGGCTCATAACCTGGATCTTCTTCTTCAGACTCACTTATTTCATCATTCCCCTCCAACCAGTTCAAACAATTCTCATCAGCTCTTTGTTCATAATCATTAAATAGATCTACTAATGTGTAGTCATTGCAGTCATAAGATGACCCAGGAATGTCATTCAAACTGACATGATCCTTAGTAACAACAATAGGAGGTGGTGAATCTTCAATATGTAAGGGTGTTTTTTCAGTTCCTTTTTTAGGAGAATTGGTGAATCTAGGAGAGGATCTAATAACAAGAGAAGTTGTTTTAGAAGATTTTTTGgtgatttaaaagatgtttttttgggatttttttaaGGTTTTCCAGTTGTTTGAGAACATAGCTTGACTGAAGTTTCTTGTGGTTTATGTGTAGCTGACTCTTTGGGTGTTATAAATGAAGGGGATGACTCAGGTGGTCCCTCAAGTCCctcaagtggtccctcaagtggtCCTTTCTTTTGTAAAGAAATAAAACTAACACTTTTGGCAGGCATCTCTCTCTTTGGTATTAATTTACTTGGTTTGTTAAAAACACTCCTATTACCAACCTCCTCTATCCACAATATCAACTGACTAATATCTTTCTCAGGTACCAAATAACATTCAATCACTCTATACAACTCAGCCAGATTACCAATAATTTGTGCATCTCTGTCATCAAATGCTCTCTTCAATCCCTCACTTGGATGCATGAAGAATATATCATCTACACCCCTCATAAACCCACTACATTTCTCAGCTTCTTCAAGCAATGTAAACCACCCCATCTCATCAGGATCAACCCCCACTGTCTTACAGGTCCTACCAAGGTTACATGGTTCGGGATTCGGTCCGATTCGAGTTCGTAGTTCGAGTTCGGAGTTCGCTACTTATGGTGAACTCGGTTCGGAAGAGTGTATTAAAGCTCAGAATTGGGTTCGCTTTCCAAAAATAACTTTCTTtaaataacataaaataaattCCAAATTACAAAACAATGTAAAATAAAGTTTCAgcaacaaagattaaacattttAGCAAAGCAAAAAGAAACATTGTTTTCAATAACTAGCTAAAATCCTACATTCCTACCCACAACGTAACTCTTCTAATCTAACTAATGAATCATCTAAATAATCACTCTCGGGATTTATATCCCATTTCTTCGACGGTCCTTGATTATAGCTTGTAGTGTAGCGAGATAGAAGCCGGATATTTGAATGAATGAACACGAGTTTATCCGCACGTGCTCCATTTAGACGGTTTCTCTTCGTATTGTGGATAAAGGAGTATGTGCTCCACACTCTTTCGTGGACGGATGAACTACTAATGGGTGTGATAAAACTCTCACCGCAATATCGGCCAACTCCGAGTCTCGGATCCATACGCATTCCACCAAGAAATGGGATTCATAATAATAGCATCGGCAATAGCTTCACGCGTCCCGAAAATCCCTTCTCTAGATTGAAAGGCTGATAATTGTTGGCGTAGAAGTGTTTTTTCAGCCGCGTCTTCACCAATTTTGTCAAATGCCTTTAAGACTCCGCTAACGACTTCTCGGTCCGCATTTGGTGGGCGCCTCGGAAGACCACCGGGTGCAGGGGTTTTCAAATAATTGGCATCGTAAAAGTGTGGGTTAAGTGCAAACCCAAGGCAATGTAGAGGTATATTCATTTTCTCCCATCGACTAACAAGTATGTCTTCCATTTTATCCCAATCCCCTGCACAAGGTTACATGGTTCGGGATTCGGTCCGGTTCGAGTTCGTAGTTCGAGTTCGGAGTTCGCTACTTATGGTGAACTCGGTTCGGAAGAGTGTATTAAAGCTCAGAATTGGGTTCGCTTTCCAAAAATAACTTTCTTtaaataacataaaataaattCCAAATTACAAAACAATGTAAAATAAAGTTTCAgcaacaaagattaaacattttAGCAAAGCAAAAAGAAACATTGTTTTCAATAACTAGCTAAAATCCTACATTCCTACCCACAACGTAACTCTTCTAATCTAACTAATGAATCATCTAAATAATCACTCTCGGGATTTATATCCCATTTCTTCGACGGTCCTTGATTATAGCTTGTAGTGTAGCGAGATAGAAGCCGGATATTTGAATGAATGAACACGAGTTTATCCGCACGTGCTCCATTTAGACGGTTTCTCTTCGTATTGTGGATAAAGGAGTATGTGCTCCACACTCTTTCAGCGGATGAACTACTAATGGGCTGTGATAAAACTCTCACCGCAATATCAGCCAACTCCGAGTCTCGGATCCATACGCATTCCACCAAGAAATGGGATTCATAATAATAGCATCGGCAATAGCTTCACGCGTCCCGAAAATCCCTTCTCTAGATTGAAAGGCTGATAATTGTTGGCGTAGAAGTGTTTTTTCAGCCGCGTCTTCACCAATTTTGTCAAATGCCTTTAAGACTCAGTTAACGACTTCTCGGTCCGCATTTGGTGGGCGCCTCGGAAGACCACCGGGTGCAGGGGTTTTCAAATAATTGGCATCGTAAAAGTGTGGGTTAAGT is a genomic window containing:
- the LOC141633061 gene encoding uncharacterized protein LOC141633061; the protein is MESNRQLKSTWLAKQFLDVFKAKPHWPAKDIMETVRRAYKVLIKKCFAYKIKYYAHKLLHGSMKEHYSRIGSYIAALEQGNPSSVFTLYTNPNVVSNLAVFQRFFVCFDALKQGWLLGCRKVLSVDACFLKTFLGGQLIAVVGRDRNEQMFPLAWAVVEGENNESYEWFFKQLKSSLGEEDGEGWTIISDQHQSIITMVAKEFPKAEHRQCARHIFANWHKTYKGDEMKLLFWSCGP